A single window of Streptococcus cristatus ATCC 51100 DNA harbors:
- a CDS encoding peptide ABC transporter substrate-binding protein, with protein sequence MKKSKWLAITGLVAASALFLAACGKSSTSSAKTYSYVYNTDPDTLDYVNSNRASTSDVIANLVDGLLENDQYGNLIPSLAEDWTVSKDGLTYTYKLRKDAKWYTAEGEEYAAVKAQDFVTGLKHAADEKSEALPIVQNSIKGLDAYIKGESNDFSTVGVKAIDDYTVQYTLNQPESYWNSKTTMGILFPINEEFLKKEGKDFGTVKPSGILYNGPYVLKSFTSKSVIEYSKNQNYWDKDNVKIEDVKLTYYDGSDQESLIRNFTDGAYTQARLYPTSSNYASVEKKYKDNIIFTPQNSTSYFYAFNLNRQAYSHTSKTDVQKAASKEAIQNKDFRQAINFAFDRKSFGAQMNGNEGATKIIRSLLVPPSFVQVDGKDFSDVVESQLASYGDEWQGVKLADAQDSIYNPDKAKAEFAKAKEALQAQGVEFPIHLDVPVDQTDKIMVQRTNSFKQSVEAALGQENVVIDVHQMSSDDFDNSTYFAETAAQKDYDLNMSGWSADYQDPVTYLNIFNPETGDILDNIGLTKGQNQDLASKVGLTDYKALLDQADAEKQDTNARYTKYAAAQAWLTDSSIVIPSISAGASPMVQKVVPFTKAYSYVGIKGDVYVFKGMELQDKVLTVADYQKALKKWEKEKEESNKKAQEELASHVK encoded by the coding sequence ATGAAAAAATCTAAATGGTTGGCTATTACTGGTTTGGTTGCAGCATCAGCGCTATTCTTAGCTGCTTGTGGCAAGTCAAGCACCAGCTCGGCAAAGACATATTCTTATGTCTATAATACAGATCCAGATACATTGGATTATGTAAACTCCAATCGCGCCTCCACTTCTGACGTTATTGCCAATTTGGTAGACGGTCTTTTAGAAAATGATCAATATGGGAATCTTATCCCTTCATTGGCTGAAGACTGGACTGTGTCTAAAGATGGCCTAACTTATACTTATAAGTTGCGTAAGGATGCTAAATGGTACACAGCAGAAGGTGAAGAGTATGCTGCTGTCAAGGCGCAAGACTTTGTCACAGGGCTCAAGCACGCTGCAGATGAAAAATCAGAAGCCTTACCAATCGTGCAAAACTCTATCAAGGGCTTGGATGCTTATATCAAAGGAGAAAGCAATGATTTCTCTACTGTCGGTGTTAAGGCGATCGACGACTATACGGTTCAATACACCCTGAATCAGCCAGAAAGCTACTGGAATTCTAAGACAACGATGGGCATTCTCTTCCCGATTAACGAAGAATTCCTGAAGAAAGAAGGCAAAGACTTTGGTACCGTGAAACCTTCCGGTATCCTCTACAATGGTCCATATGTATTAAAGTCATTTACTTCTAAGTCTGTTATCGAATATTCTAAAAACCAAAACTATTGGGATAAGGACAATGTGAAGATCGAAGATGTCAAGTTGACTTACTACGATGGTTCTGACCAAGAGTCATTGATCCGTAACTTTACTGATGGTGCTTACACACAAGCTCGTCTCTATCCGACTAGCTCAAACTACGCATCAGTAGAAAAGAAATACAAAGACAACATCATTTTTACTCCACAAAACTCAACTAGCTATTTCTATGCCTTTAACTTGAATCGTCAGGCTTATAGCCACACTTCTAAGACAGATGTCCAAAAAGCTGCCAGCAAAGAAGCAATTCAAAATAAAGACTTCCGTCAAGCAATCAACTTTGCTTTTGACCGTAAATCCTTTGGTGCCCAGATGAATGGTAATGAAGGAGCAACGAAAATTATCAGAAGCTTGCTTGTGCCTCCTAGTTTTGTGCAAGTAGATGGCAAGGACTTCTCAGATGTCGTTGAATCACAACTGGCTTCTTATGGGGATGAATGGCAAGGTGTCAAATTAGCTGATGCTCAAGACAGCATTTACAACCCAGATAAGGCCAAGGCAGAATTTGCTAAGGCAAAAGAAGCTTTGCAAGCACAGGGAGTTGAATTCCCAATTCATCTAGATGTACCAGTTGACCAGACAGATAAAATCATGGTGCAGCGGACCAACTCTTTCAAACAATCTGTTGAGGCAGCTCTAGGCCAAGAAAACGTTGTGATTGACGTGCACCAAATGTCATCAGACGATTTTGATAACTCTACTTACTTCGCAGAAACAGCTGCCCAAAAGGACTATGACCTCAATATGTCTGGTTGGTCAGCGGACTATCAAGATCCAGTGACTTATTTGAATATCTTTAACCCAGAAACAGGGGATATCTTGGACAATATTGGTTTGACAAAAGGCCAAAACCAAGACCTTGCTTCTAAGGTTGGTTTAACGGACTACAAAGCGCTTTTGGATCAGGCAGATGCAGAAAAGCAAGATACCAATGCTCGCTATACCAAGTATGCAGCAGCGCAGGCTTGGTTAACAGATAGTTCTATTGTCATCCCGTCTATTTCTGCAGGTGCTTCACCAATGGTTCAAAAGGTCGTACCATTTACCAAAGCCTACTCTTATGTAGGTATCAAGGGTGATGTCTATGTATTTAAGGGAATGGAGCTTCAAGATAAGGTTCTGACAGTAGCTGATTATCAAAAGGCTTTGAAAAAATGGGAAAAAGAAAAAGAAGAATCAAATAAAAAAGCTCAAGAAGAGTTAGCAAGTCACGTTAAGTAA
- the serS gene encoding serine--tRNA ligase produces the protein MLDLKRIRTDFDAVAEKLATRGVAADVLNQMKEIDEQRRDLLVKVENLKAERNTVSAEIAQAKRNKENADDKIAAMQKLSAEIKDLDATLADLDAKLTEFTTTLPNIPHDSVPVGADEDDNVEVRRWGTPRQFDFEAKAHWDLGENLDILDWERGAKVTGARFLFYKGLGARLERAIYNFMLDEHGKEGYTEVITPYMVNHDSMFGTGQYPKFKEDTFELSDTNFVLIPTAEVPLTNYYRDEILDGKELPIYFTAMSPSFRSEAGSAGRDTRGLIRLHQFHKVEMVKFAKPEESYEELEKMTANAENILQKLNLPYRVVALSTGDMGFSAAKTYDLEVWIPAQNTYREISSCSNTEDFQARRAQIRYRDEADGKVKLLHTLNGSGLAVGRTVAAILENYQNEDGSVTIPEVLRPYMGGLEVIAPK, from the coding sequence ATGTTAGATTTAAAACGTATTCGGACAGACTTTGATGCTGTCGCAGAGAAATTAGCTACCCGTGGCGTAGCAGCTGATGTGCTCAATCAAATGAAGGAAATTGATGAGCAAAGACGTGATTTACTGGTGAAAGTAGAAAATCTCAAAGCAGAACGCAACACCGTTTCTGCAGAGATTGCCCAAGCCAAGCGCAACAAAGAAAATGCAGATGACAAGATTGCTGCTATGCAAAAACTATCTGCTGAAATCAAGGACTTAGATGCTACTTTAGCTGACTTGGATGCTAAGTTAACCGAGTTCACTACAACCCTACCAAACATTCCGCACGATAGCGTGCCAGTCGGAGCAGACGAGGATGACAATGTAGAAGTCCGCCGTTGGGGTACACCTCGCCAATTTGACTTTGAAGCTAAGGCTCACTGGGATTTGGGCGAAAACTTGGACATTCTGGACTGGGAACGTGGCGCAAAAGTTACTGGGGCCCGCTTCCTCTTCTACAAGGGCTTGGGCGCTCGTTTGGAACGCGCTATCTACAACTTCATGCTGGATGAGCATGGCAAAGAAGGCTATACGGAGGTCATCACTCCCTATATGGTCAACCATGACTCTATGTTTGGTACTGGACAATATCCTAAGTTCAAAGAAGATACCTTTGAGCTAAGCGATACTAACTTCGTTCTGATTCCGACTGCTGAAGTTCCACTGACCAACTACTATCGAGATGAAATTTTAGATGGCAAAGAATTGCCAATCTACTTCACAGCTATGAGCCCATCTTTCCGCTCTGAAGCTGGTTCTGCCGGTCGTGACACGCGCGGTCTGATTCGTCTGCACCAATTCCATAAGGTTGAAATGGTAAAATTTGCCAAGCCAGAAGAATCTTATGAAGAACTGGAAAAGATGACTGCCAATGCAGAAAACATCCTGCAAAAGCTCAATCTGCCTTACCGTGTCGTTGCTCTTTCTACTGGTGACATGGGCTTCTCAGCTGCTAAAACCTACGACTTGGAAGTCTGGATTCCAGCTCAGAACACCTACCGTGAAATCTCTAGCTGCTCTAACACAGAAGATTTCCAAGCTCGTCGTGCCCAAATCCGCTACCGTGACGAAGCAGATGGCAAGGTCAAACTCCTCCACACTCTCAATGGATCTGGACTGGCTGTCGGACGTACAGTCGCTGCTATCTTAGAAAATTACCAAAACGAAGATGGTTCTGTGACCATTCCTGAAGTCCTACGTCCTTACATGGGCGGCTTGGAAGTCATCGCACCAAAATAA
- a CDS encoding DUF956 family protein — protein MAQSQNKSIEFQTTGVSYLGLGGKVGKFLVGDVALEFYADANVEDYIQLPWSSIQQIGANVSGKNVSRHFEVFTDKGKFLFASKDTGKILKIARQHIGNEKVVKLPTLIQTIGQFFKNLFAKK, from the coding sequence ATGGCGCAATCGCAAAATAAATCGATTGAATTTCAAACGACAGGGGTTTCCTATCTGGGTTTAGGTGGCAAGGTTGGGAAGTTTTTAGTTGGTGATGTTGCACTGGAATTCTACGCCGACGCTAATGTAGAAGACTATATCCAACTGCCTTGGTCTAGCATCCAGCAGATCGGTGCCAATGTCTCTGGGAAAAATGTCAGCCGCCATTTTGAAGTGTTTACAGACAAGGGCAAGTTTCTCTTTGCCTCCAAGGACACTGGAAAAATTCTCAAAATTGCACGACAACATATCGGAAATGAGAAAGTTGTCAAATTACCTACTTTGATCCAAACAATTGGGCAATTCTTTAAAAATCTATTTGCAAAAAAATAG
- a CDS encoding PTS system mannose/fructose/sorbose family transporter subunit IID, which translates to MTEKIQLSKSDRQKVWWRSTFLQGSWNYERMQNLGWAYSLIPALKKLYTKKEDQAAALERHLEFFNTHPYVAAPIIGVTLALEEEKANGAEIDDAAIQGVKIGMMGPLAGIGDPVFWFTVRPILGALGASLALSGNIIGPLLFFVLWNAIRMAFLWYTQELGYKAGSEITKDMSGGILQDITKGASILGMFILAVLVARWVNVSFALQLPSTKLSEGAYINFPKGAVTGEQLQKILGDVAGGLSLTPEKANTLQGQINSLIPGLMGLLLTFLCMWLLKKKVSPITIIIGLFVVGIVARLIGLM; encoded by the coding sequence ATGACTGAAAAAATTCAATTATCTAAATCAGACCGTCAAAAAGTTTGGTGGCGTTCTACTTTCTTGCAAGGTTCTTGGAACTATGAACGTATGCAAAACTTGGGTTGGGCTTATTCTTTAATTCCAGCTCTCAAGAAACTTTATACTAAAAAAGAAGATCAAGCTGCTGCTCTTGAGCGTCACTTGGAATTCTTCAATACTCACCCATACGTTGCTGCTCCAATCATCGGTGTAACACTTGCCCTTGAAGAAGAAAAAGCAAATGGTGCAGAAATTGACGATGCAGCTATCCAAGGGGTTAAAATCGGTATGATGGGACCTTTGGCTGGTATCGGTGACCCAGTCTTCTGGTTCACAGTTCGTCCGATCCTTGGAGCACTCGGTGCATCTCTTGCTCTGTCAGGAAATATCATCGGCCCACTTCTCTTCTTCGTTCTTTGGAATGCAATCCGTATGGCCTTCTTGTGGTACACTCAAGAATTGGGTTACAAGGCTGGTTCTGAAATCACTAAAGACATGTCTGGTGGTATCCTTCAAGACATCACTAAAGGTGCTTCAATCCTTGGTATGTTTATCTTAGCTGTATTGGTTGCACGCTGGGTAAACGTTAGCTTTGCGCTTCAATTGCCATCTACAAAACTCTCTGAGGGAGCTTACATCAACTTCCCTAAAGGTGCTGTAACTGGCGAGCAACTTCAAAAAATCTTGGGTGATGTTGCAGGCGGACTGAGTTTGACTCCTGAAAAAGCAAATACACTCCAAGGACAAATTAACTCTTTGATTCCAGGTTTGATGGGACTTCTCCTTACCTTCCTCTGCATGTGGTTGCTTAAGAAGAAAGTTTCTCCAATCACAATCATCATCGGACTTTTCGTTGTTGGTATCGTTGCCCGCCTTATTGGTTTGATGTAA
- a CDS encoding PTS sugar transporter subunit IIB, producing the protein MSIGIIIASHGEFAAGIHQSGSMIFGEQEKVQVVTFMPNEGPDDLYAKFNDAVASFDANDEVLVLADLWSGSPFNQASRVMGENPDRKFAIITGLNLPMLIQAYTERMMDANAGVDAVVANIIKEAKEGVKALPEELNPVLESAAPAAEPVAQAAIPEGTVIGDGKLKINLARIDTRLLHGQVATAWTPDSKADRIIVASDSVAKDELRKELIKQAAPGNVKANVVPIDKLIAVSKDPRFGNTHALILFETPQDALRAIEGGVPIKTLNVGSMAHSTGKTMVNNVLSMDKDDVATYEKLRDLGVEFDVRKVPNDSKKDLFDLINKANVQ; encoded by the coding sequence ATGAGTATTGGAATCATTATTGCCAGCCACGGTGAATTTGCTGCCGGCATTCATCAGTCAGGTTCTATGATTTTTGGTGAGCAAGAAAAAGTTCAAGTTGTAACTTTCATGCCAAACGAAGGTCCTGATGATCTGTATGCAAAATTCAATGACGCTGTGGCTTCGTTTGATGCGAACGATGAGGTATTGGTCTTGGCTGACCTTTGGAGTGGGTCTCCATTTAACCAAGCTAGCCGTGTCATGGGTGAAAATCCAGACCGCAAGTTCGCGATTATTACAGGTTTGAACCTGCCTATGCTAATTCAAGCCTACACAGAGCGCATGATGGATGCAAACGCTGGCGTAGATGCTGTCGTTGCAAACATTATCAAGGAAGCTAAGGAAGGTGTCAAAGCACTTCCAGAAGAGCTAAATCCAGTCTTAGAAAGCGCTGCTCCTGCTGCTGAACCAGTTGCTCAAGCAGCTATCCCAGAAGGAACTGTTATCGGAGACGGCAAGCTCAAAATCAACCTTGCTCGTATCGATACACGTTTGTTGCACGGACAAGTTGCAACAGCTTGGACTCCAGATTCAAAAGCAGACCGTATCATCGTTGCTTCTGACTCTGTAGCTAAGGATGAACTTCGTAAAGAGCTCATCAAACAAGCTGCACCTGGTAATGTTAAAGCAAACGTTGTTCCAATTGATAAGCTGATTGCTGTTTCAAAAGATCCACGCTTTGGTAATACGCACGCTCTTATCTTATTTGAAACTCCGCAAGATGCCCTACGCGCTATCGAAGGCGGTGTGCCAATCAAGACCCTAAACGTCGGCTCAATGGCTCACTCAACTGGTAAGACAATGGTCAACAACGTTCTGTCAATGGACAAGGACGACGTGGCAACTTACGAAAAATTGCGTGACCTCGGAGTTGAATTCGACGTACGTAAAGTACCAAATGATTCTAAGAAAGATTTGTTTGACTTAATTAACAAAGCCAACGTTCAATAA
- the glyQ gene encoding glycine--tRNA ligase subunit alpha, which yields MSKKLTFQEIILTLQQFWNDQGCMLMQAYDNEKGAGTMSPYTFLRAIGPEPWNAAYVEPSRRPADGRYGENPNRLYQHHQFQVVMKPSPSNIQELYLQSLELLGINPLEHDIRFVEDNWENPSTGSAGLGWEVWLDGMEITQFTYFQQVGGLPTQPVTAEVTYGLERLASYIQEVDSVYDIEWADGVKYGEIFTHPEYEHSKYSFEVSDQDLLLGNFEKFEAEAKRCLDEHLVHPAYDYVLKCSHTFNLLDARGAVSVTERAGYIARIRNLARVVAKTFVAERKRLGYPLLDAETREKLLAEEGE from the coding sequence ATGTCTAAGAAATTAACATTTCAAGAAATTATCTTGACTTTACAGCAGTTCTGGAATGACCAGGGCTGTATGCTCATGCAGGCTTATGATAATGAGAAGGGAGCGGGAACGATGAGCCCCTACACTTTCCTGCGTGCCATTGGTCCTGAACCATGGAATGCGGCCTATGTAGAGCCGTCTCGTCGGCCAGCAGATGGCCGTTATGGGGAAAATCCGAACCGTCTTTATCAGCACCACCAATTTCAGGTGGTTATGAAGCCGTCCCCAAGCAATATCCAAGAACTTTACTTGCAGTCTTTGGAACTCTTGGGCATCAATCCGCTGGAGCACGACATTCGCTTTGTTGAGGATAACTGGGAAAATCCGTCAACTGGTTCAGCTGGTCTGGGCTGGGAAGTCTGGCTGGATGGTATGGAAATCACGCAGTTCACTTACTTCCAGCAGGTCGGAGGTCTACCAACTCAGCCGGTGACTGCTGAGGTGACTTATGGTCTGGAGCGTCTGGCTTCTTATATCCAAGAAGTGGACTCTGTCTATGACATTGAGTGGGCTGATGGCGTTAAGTACGGTGAAATTTTCACGCATCCTGAGTATGAGCATTCCAAGTACAGCTTTGAGGTCAGCGACCAAGACTTGCTCCTGGGGAATTTTGAGAAGTTTGAAGCGGAAGCCAAGCGCTGTCTAGACGAGCATCTGGTACATCCGGCTTATGACTATGTTCTCAAATGCTCGCATACCTTTAACCTCTTAGATGCCCGTGGAGCCGTATCTGTGACTGAGCGAGCTGGCTATATCGCCCGTATTCGTAATCTGGCGCGTGTTGTGGCCAAGACCTTTGTGGCTGAGCGCAAGCGTCTGGGCTATCCACTTTTGGATGCAGAGACTCGTGAGAAACTCTTGGCAGAGGAGGGAGAATAA
- the glyS gene encoding glycine--tRNA ligase subunit beta, translating into MVKNLLVELGLEEMPAYVVTPSMKQLRDKMGAFLTDHRLTFEKIEMFSTPRRLAVRVVGLADKQSDLTEDFKGPSKKIALDADGNFTKAAEGFVRGKGLTVEDITFREIKGEEYVYVTKEEIGRPVEEIIPAVTEVLQALTFPVSMHWANNTFEYIRPVHTLTVLLDEQAFDLDFLDIKSGRTSRGHRFLGKETQISSADSYEDDLRAQFVITNPLERGDMIVEQIRALEGEHGVSIEIDEDLLNEVLNLVEYPTAFLGNFDAKYLEVPEEVLVTSMKEHQRYFVVRDAEGKLLPHFISVRNGNAEHLENVIKGNEKVLVARLEDGEFFWREDQKLAIADLVEKLSNVTFHEKIGSLAEHMERTGKIAALLAQEAGLDADETADLARAAAIYKFDLLTGMVGEFDELQGIMGEKYALLAGENAAVAAAIREHYMPTSADGELPDTKVGAVLALADKLDTILSFFSVGLIPSGSNDPYALRRATQGVVRILDKFGWNIDLAQLVSRLYELKFDSLSYENQEAVLDFFRARVEKMMDRSIPKDIVTAVLQSTHFVVRDLVETAGLLAEKAKEDNFKSAVESLSRVFNLAEKAQGQTAVNPALFENQEEKDLAAAIEKVELTPDLAANLDQLFALSPVIDAFFDHTMVMAEDEAVRNNRLALLASLTAKAGQMAQFNQINTK; encoded by the coding sequence ATGGTAAAAAATTTATTAGTTGAATTAGGCTTGGAGGAAATGCCAGCCTATGTCGTGACACCGAGCATGAAGCAGCTGCGCGACAAGATGGGAGCCTTCCTGACAGACCATCGTCTGACCTTTGAGAAAATTGAAATGTTCTCAACGCCTCGTCGCTTGGCGGTGCGCGTGGTTGGCTTGGCGGACAAGCAGTCTGATCTGACAGAAGATTTCAAAGGCCCTTCTAAGAAAATCGCTCTGGACGCTGACGGCAACTTTACCAAGGCTGCAGAAGGCTTTGTCCGTGGTAAGGGCTTGACGGTTGAGGACATTACTTTCCGTGAAATCAAGGGGGAAGAATACGTCTATGTGACCAAGGAAGAAATCGGCCGCCCAGTAGAGGAAATCATACCAGCAGTGACGGAAGTTCTGCAAGCTTTGACCTTCCCTGTCAGCATGCACTGGGCCAACAACACCTTTGAATACATCCGCCCAGTTCACACCTTGACTGTGCTCTTAGATGAGCAGGCCTTTGATTTGGATTTCTTGGACATCAAGAGCGGTCGTACTAGCCGTGGACACCGTTTCTTGGGGAAAGAAACGCAGATTTCTTCAGCAGATTCTTATGAAGATGACCTACGGGCTCAGTTTGTCATTACCAATCCTCTTGAGCGGGGAGATATGATTGTCGAGCAGATTCGAGCACTGGAAGGGGAGCACGGGGTTTCTATTGAGATTGACGAAGACCTGCTTAATGAGGTGTTGAATCTGGTAGAATATCCAACTGCTTTCTTGGGTAATTTTGATGCCAAATACTTAGAGGTGCCTGAGGAAGTGCTGGTCACTTCCATGAAAGAGCATCAGCGTTACTTTGTTGTGCGCGATGCTGAAGGCAAGCTATTGCCACACTTTATCTCTGTCCGCAACGGAAATGCAGAGCATTTAGAAAATGTCATCAAGGGAAATGAGAAAGTCTTGGTGGCTCGTCTGGAAGATGGGGAATTCTTCTGGCGGGAAGACCAAAAACTAGCTATTGCCGACTTGGTTGAAAAGCTGAGCAATGTGACCTTCCACGAAAAGATTGGCTCTCTGGCAGAGCACATGGAGCGGACTGGTAAGATTGCTGCTCTCTTAGCCCAAGAAGCAGGATTGGATGCTGATGAGACAGCCGACTTAGCTCGTGCAGCAGCTATTTATAAGTTTGATTTGTTGACGGGTATGGTTGGTGAGTTTGATGAGCTGCAAGGTATCATGGGTGAGAAGTATGCTCTTCTGGCTGGTGAGAATGCTGCGGTGGCGGCTGCCATTCGGGAGCACTATATGCCGACATCAGCCGATGGCGAATTGCCTGATACCAAGGTCGGTGCGGTCTTGGCTCTGGCTGATAAGTTGGATACTATTCTGTCCTTCTTCTCAGTTGGCTTGATTCCAAGCGGTTCCAATGACCCTTATGCGCTGCGCCGTGCAACTCAGGGTGTTGTGCGTATCTTGGATAAATTCGGCTGGAACATTGACTTGGCTCAGTTGGTTAGCCGACTTTACGAACTGAAATTTGATAGCCTAAGTTATGAAAATCAAGAGGCCGTGCTAGACTTCTTCCGTGCCCGCGTTGAGAAAATGATGGACCGTAGCATTCCGAAAGACATCGTGACGGCTGTTCTTCAAAGCACTCACTTTGTCGTACGCGATTTGGTAGAAACGGCTGGGCTTCTAGCGGAAAAAGCCAAAGAAGACAACTTCAAGTCAGCAGTGGAAAGCCTGTCTCGGGTCTTCAATCTAGCTGAGAAAGCCCAAGGGCAGACAGCTGTCAATCCAGCCCTCTTTGAAAATCAAGAGGAAAAAGACTTGGCTGCGGCCATTGAAAAGGTGGAGCTGACGCCTGACTTAGCTGCCAATCTGGACCAACTCTTTGCTCTCAGTCCAGTTATCGATGCTTTCTTTGACCATACTATGGTGATGGCAGAAGATGAGGCTGTGCGTAACAATCGCCTAGCTCTCCTAGCTTCTTTGACAGCCAAAGCGGGACAAATGGCTCAGTTTAATCAGATTAATACCAAATAA
- a CDS encoding DUF896 family protein has translation MDPKKIERINELAKKKKAEGLTAEEKVEQAKLREEYIEGYRRSVRHHIEGIKIVDEDGNDVTPEKLRQVQREKGLHGRSLDDPNS, from the coding sequence ATGGATCCTAAAAAAATTGAACGCATTAACGAACTGGCTAAAAAGAAAAAAGCGGAAGGCCTAACTGCTGAAGAAAAAGTGGAACAAGCTAAACTTCGTGAAGAGTATATCGAAGGCTACCGTCGCTCTGTTCGCCATCACATCGAAGGCATCAAGATTGTCGACGAGGATGGTAATGATGTAACGCCTGAAAAATTGCGCCAAGTTCAGCGCGAGAAAGGTCTTCATGGCCGCAGTCTAGATGATCCAAATTCATAA
- a CDS encoding asparaginase, producing the protein MNKQILVLHTGGTISMQADGSGAVNSSQDNPMNHVAVPLEGIEVTVVDFFNVPSPYITPQHMLDLYQKIKDDADRYDGVVITHGTDTLEETAYFLDTMDLPDIPVVLTGAMRSSNELGSDGVYNYLTALRVASDEKSRGKGVLVVMNDEVHAAKYVTKTHTTNVSTFQTPTHGPLGLVMKHEILYFKTAEPRVRFDLTSISGLVPIIPAYAGMKTELLDMLDWQKLDGLIIEAFGAGNLPKETAEKLTEMAEAGLPIALVSRCFNGIAEPVYAYQGGGVKLHQAGIMFVKELNAPKARIKLLIALNVSLSGQALRDYIEG; encoded by the coding sequence ATGAATAAGCAAATTTTAGTTTTACATACGGGTGGAACCATTTCCATGCAGGCTGATGGAAGTGGCGCTGTCAATAGCAGCCAAGACAATCCCATGAACCATGTGGCTGTTCCCTTAGAGGGTATTGAGGTGACAGTGGTTGATTTCTTCAATGTTCCCAGTCCTTACATCACTCCCCAGCACATGCTCGACCTCTACCAAAAAATCAAGGATGACGCGGATCGATACGACGGCGTCGTTATTACCCACGGAACCGATACTCTAGAGGAAACAGCCTACTTCCTTGATACCATGGACCTGCCTGACATCCCTGTCGTTTTGACCGGGGCTATGAGAAGTTCAAATGAACTCGGTAGTGACGGAGTTTATAACTACCTGACTGCTTTGCGGGTAGCCAGTGACGAGAAGAGTCGAGGCAAGGGCGTTCTCGTTGTCATGAATGATGAAGTCCATGCTGCCAAATATGTCACTAAAACCCACACCACCAATGTCAGCACCTTTCAAACTCCGACGCACGGTCCTCTAGGCCTGGTCATGAAACACGAAATTCTCTATTTCAAAACAGCAGAACCTCGCGTCCGCTTTGACCTGACTAGCATTTCAGGGTTGGTACCCATCATTCCAGCCTATGCCGGTATGAAAACAGAACTGCTTGATATGCTGGATTGGCAAAAGTTGGATGGCCTCATCATCGAAGCCTTTGGCGCAGGCAATCTGCCAAAAGAAACTGCGGAAAAATTAACAGAGATGGCAGAAGCTGGTCTCCCCATCGCTCTCGTTTCACGCTGTTTCAACGGCATTGCTGAGCCTGTCTACGCCTATCAAGGGGGCGGTGTCAAGCTGCACCAAGCTGGAATCATGTTTGTCAAAGAGCTCAATGCACCGAAGGCTCGCATCAAGCTGCTGATTGCCCTCAATGTCAGCCTGAGTGGTCAAGCATTAAGAGATTATATAGAAGGATAG